ATCGGCTGGCTAACAGCATCCTGAAGTACTCAGATGTACCGGGCACTTCGATGTTCCTTGAGGCATTCAGATCCGCATGGAGTTCGAAGCCACAGTTCAGGCATTTGAATACCGAGCCATGCCTGTTGTTTTTATTTACATAGCCA
This Thermoplasma sp. Kam2015 DNA region includes the following protein-coding sequences:
- a CDS encoding zinc ribbon domain-containing protein yields the protein GYVNKNNRHGSVFKCLNCGFELHADLNASRNIEVPGTSEYFRMLLASRSLRFDETPLRGGGETSSKLRSFSEE